Within the Fusobacterium sp. FSA-380-WT-3A genome, the region ATGAAGATGAAGATATAGAAAGAGTAAAAGAAGAATTAGGAGAAATAGAAGACGCAGATATATTTGATACAACTAAAATAGCAGGTATATTAGGTTTGGGAAAAACTGTTTCAAAATTAGATAATACAATAACTCCTAAAGGATATCGTATTTTTAGTAAGTTTGGAAAATTAAATGACAGAGATATAGAAGCTTTAGTAGAAAAGTTTGGAGAATTACCAAAAATTCAAGAAGCAACTATTGATGAACTTGTAGAAATTAAAGGAATAAGCAAATTTAAAGCAAATGCTATAAAAAAAGGAATAGAAAGGCTAAAATTTACAGTTGAATTAGATAAGTAAAAATTAAAAAGTTAAATGAATTTATTTTTAATAGATTTATTTAACTTTTTTATTTTTGGTATATTCTTGACAAGAAAATTATATGTATGTTAAAATAGAATAGGGGGGTATCCTATAAAGGAGGAAAAATGAAAAAGAAATTTAAACTAAGTGGTGTTGGATGTATTATGTGTGTAAATAAAATCCAAGATAATTTTAAAACTTTTGAAGGAGTATCTGAAGCTAAAGTAGATTTAGCAACTAAAGTGATGGATATATCTTATGATGAAAATTTATTAACTGTGAAAGATATAGAGGACAAGTTAATAGAATTAGGTTATGGAATAGAAAATGAACTTGAAGAAGATGTAAAAAAAAACTATAAATTAGAAGAAAAAAGAGAAATAAAGACTGAGAATAAAACTTCAATTTTTAAAGAAAATAATATTTCTAAAAAATTATCACAAAAAGTTTTAAAAATAGAAAACATACATTGTCAAGCTTGTGTCTCAAATATAGAAAGAAATATAGGAAAATTAGATGGTGTAGAGGAAGCTATAGTAAATCTTACAACCAACAATGGAAGATTTATTTATGATGAAGACAAAATAAAAATAGATGAGATAATAGAAAATATAAATAAATTAGGATACAAGGCCATAAAAGAAGAGGAAATTACAGAAGAATTTTTTGAAGAAAAAGAATATTTAGAAAAAAGAGAAATCTTAGAATTTAAAATATCAATATTGTTAGCTTTAATAGTTTTTTATATTACAATGGGTCATATGATGGGATTACCCCTTCCAAAAATAATTAGTCCAGAATATAATCCGGTAAATTATGCAATAATTCAATTAATATTAACGGTTCCTATTTTAATAACAGGTAGAAGTTTTTATACAGTTGGTTTTACTTCGTTATTTAGAAGATCACCTAATATGGATTCTTTGATTGCATTAGGGACAGGAGCAGCTTTTGTATATAGTTTGTATGGAACGGTTGAAATAGTAAATGGAAATTTAGAATATGTCCACAATTTATATTATGAATCAGCTGTGGTTATAATAGCTCTTATAAGATTTGGTAAATTATTGGAAAAAAGAAGTAAGGGAAAAACTTCAGAAGCCATAAAAAAATTAATGGGCTTACAAGTAAAAACAGCAATTATAGTAAAAAATAATCAACTAATTACCATAGATATAAAAGAAGTCCAAAAGGGAGATATTGTATTGGTTAAACCTGGAGAAAGTATTCCAGTTGATGGAAAAGTGATAGAAGGAAACACTTATGTGGATGAATCTATGCTTACAGGAGAAAGTATTGCTGTCAAAAAAAATATTAATGATAAAGTTTTTGGAGCTACAATTAATAAAAATGGTGTAATAAAAATAGAAGCCACTGCCATAGGAAAAGATACAGTACTTTCAAAAATTATAAAATTAGTTGAAGATGCTCAAGAATCCAAAGCTCCAATAGCCAAAATAGCAGATGAAATATCAAGATATTTTGTTCCAGTTGTAATAATGATTGCTGTAGTTTCTAGTTTAACTTGGTATATATTAGGTAGTATGAATTTGGTTCAGTTAACAATGAGTAAAGAAATTTTTTCATTGACTATATTTATTTCAGTTTTAGTGATAGCCTGTCCATGTTCTTTAGGACTAGCTACACCAACAGCAATAATGGTTGGAACTGGTAGAGGAGCTGAATTAGGAATATTGATAAAATCAGGAGAATCTTTAGAAAAAGCTCATAAAATTAATATGATAGTTTTTGATAAAACAGGAACTATAACTGAAGGAAAACCAGCAGTAACTGATTTTATAATAGAAAATTCAAAATATTCAAAAGAAGAAGTATTAAAGTATGTTGGAATATTAGAAAAGTATTCTGAACATCCATTAGGTGAAGCAATAGTAAAAGAATTTGAAAAAAATAATTCTTCTGAAACTCTTGAAAAAATAAACAATTTTATTAATATTTCAGGAGAAGGAATTATAGGCGAAATAAATTTAAAAAGAATATATGTAGGAAATAAAAAATTATTTTTAAATAAAAGAATAAAAAATTTTAAAAATGAAATTGGTGATAAACTAGCATTAGAGGGAAAAACTCCAATATATATAGGGATAGATGAGGAATTTATAGGAGTTATAGGTGTAAAAGATAAAATTAAAGAAGATTCAAAAGAATGTATAAAAAAATTAAAAGAATTAGGAATAAAAGTTGCAATGATTACTGGAGATAAAAAAGAAACTGCTGAAATAATAGGAAAAGAGGTAGGTATTGATATTATATTAGCAGAAGTTAGTCCAGAAGATAAATATTTAGAGGTTAAAAAATTACAAGAAAAAGGGTATAATGTAGCTATGGTAGGAGATGGAATAAATGATTCACCAGCCTTATCTCAAGCAGATATTGGGATAGCTATAGGAACTGGAACAGATATAGCTATAGAAAGTGCAGATATAGTACTTATTAAAGAAAGCTTAAATAATGTAGTTTTAGCTATAAAATTAAGTCATGCCACAATAAAGAATATAAAAGAAAATCTATTTTGGGCATTTTTATACAATACTTTAGGAATTCCGATAGCAGCTGGAGCTTTATACATTTTTACAGGTCATTTATTAAATCCTATGATAGCTGGAGGGGCTATGGCCATGAGCTCTGTTTCAGTTGTTACTAATGCATTAAGACTTAGAAAATTTGAAAGATAAGGAGAAAAAATGGAAAAAAATGAAAAATGTAGTAGCTGTAGTAATTTAAAATGTAATTCTGAAAAAAAAGGATATTATTGTACAACTGAAATAAAAAAGAAATTAAAAACGAGATTAAATAGAATAGAAGGTCAAGTCAAAGGAATAAGTAACATGATAGAAAAAGATGCTTATTGTGATGATATTCTAAATCAAATTTCTTCGGTAAGAGCTGCTTTAGGTGGAGTTTCTAAATTAATTTTAGAAGGACATTTAAAACATTGTGTTGTTGATGACATAAAAGCAGGAAAAGAAGAGAAAATTATAGAAGAATTGATTCATACTTTAGATAAAATGTTAAAATTATAAAATATAAAACTTCCTTGATTAATTTTAATAAATAATATATAATTAAGGAAGTTTTTTTTATTTTTAGGAGGAATTCAATGAAATATTTTTTATTTTTAAATCATCCAAAAGGAAAAGAAATTTATGAAATGTCAAAAGAAATGGAAGAAAAAGTAAGAATTTATTTTAAAAGTAAGGATATACT harbors:
- a CDS encoding heavy metal translocating P-type ATPase, which codes for MKKKFKLSGVGCIMCVNKIQDNFKTFEGVSEAKVDLATKVMDISYDENLLTVKDIEDKLIELGYGIENELEEDVKKNYKLEEKREIKTENKTSIFKENNISKKLSQKVLKIENIHCQACVSNIERNIGKLDGVEEAIVNLTTNNGRFIYDEDKIKIDEIIENINKLGYKAIKEEEITEEFFEEKEYLEKREILEFKISILLALIVFYITMGHMMGLPLPKIISPEYNPVNYAIIQLILTVPILITGRSFYTVGFTSLFRRSPNMDSLIALGTGAAFVYSLYGTVEIVNGNLEYVHNLYYESAVVIIALIRFGKLLEKRSKGKTSEAIKKLMGLQVKTAIIVKNNQLITIDIKEVQKGDIVLVKPGESIPVDGKVIEGNTYVDESMLTGESIAVKKNINDKVFGATINKNGVIKIEATAIGKDTVLSKIIKLVEDAQESKAPIAKIADEISRYFVPVVIMIAVVSSLTWYILGSMNLVQLTMSKEIFSLTIFISVLVIACPCSLGLATPTAIMVGTGRGAELGILIKSGESLEKAHKINMIVFDKTGTITEGKPAVTDFIIENSKYSKEEVLKYVGILEKYSEHPLGEAIVKEFEKNNSSETLEKINNFINISGEGIIGEINLKRIYVGNKKLFLNKRIKNFKNEIGDKLALEGKTPIYIGIDEEFIGVIGVKDKIKEDSKECIKKLKELGIKVAMITGDKKETAEIIGKEVGIDIILAEVSPEDKYLEVKKLQEKGYNVAMVGDGINDSPALSQADIGIAIGTGTDIAIESADIVLIKESLNNVVLAIKLSHATIKNIKENLFWAFLYNTLGIPIAAGALYIFTGHLLNPMIAGGAMAMSSVSVVTNALRLRKFER
- a CDS encoding metal-sensitive transcriptional regulator: MEKNEKCSSCSNLKCNSEKKGYYCTTEIKKKLKTRLNRIEGQVKGISNMIEKDAYCDDILNQISSVRAALGGVSKLILEGHLKHCVVDDIKAGKEEKIIEELIHTLDKMLKL